A genomic region of Euleptes europaea isolate rEulEur1 unplaced genomic scaffold, rEulEur1.hap1 H_3, whole genome shotgun sequence contains the following coding sequences:
- the LOC130492948 gene encoding protocadherin gamma-B5-like: MDREHKGNGRALRRQVLLLSLLSFCSWAASEQIQYSIPEEMPKGSLVGNLAQDLGLSARELAQRNLHAVSVDDMQYFTISAENGKLYVNDRIDREGICDTTTLCLVNFEAVVENPLNIFHVTVVIEDINDNAPYFANGNIRLEISESSALGTGFLLGKAEDPDIGMNSLQKYQINPNQYFTVEVRESNDGKKFADLVLQKPLDREREQSFQLTLFAIDGGEPRKTGTSQIQINVSDTNDNFPVFSQEHYKVKLRENLPVGSFVLQTVASDDDEGTNAQITYHFSNVQLNGQEKFSLDPVNGTIILKGPLDFEETKEYTVRVAAKDGGGLVTHCNIEITVLDENDNSPEVSIVSLFSPVPEDSLSGTLIALINVKDKDTGNNGKVTCNLQKHLPFKIIPSSNNYYKLQTDSPLDREKHSEYNITITATDQGTPPLSTQKTISLLISDINDNSPFFEKTSYTVYVPENNPSGASIFTVKALDPDMDQNSQITYSILYSNIKELPISSYISINSETGALYAQRSFDYEQFREFQLQVKAQDGGSPPLSSNVTMRVFILDQNDNSPRILSPSQESKGSALFEMVPRSAEEGYLVTKVVAVDADSGHNAWLSYHVIQATEPRFFTVGSHTGEIRTSRAFMEKDAAKQKLVILVKDNGQPSLSATMTLNLVFAENFQEALPEMKNQSSLPDYQSDLQFYLVLALALMSFLFLLTVILAILMKLRKSGNPKFLQCFAPVPHSKAGAIFPPNFEDGTLPYSYQLCLSSESRKNEFTFLTPNIQIADNILCNNTSGVPILGNGENSLNSEMENTDKNPSADQDMPEEGKANFSARRMNGRHKENSGSVRLLFLLLLSLFCKTASEQIQYSIPEEMEKGSSVGNLAKDLGLSPGEIASRNLHVLSLDKEQYFTISTENGKLYVNDRIDREGICGETIFCLINFEVMVENPMNIFHVTVAIQDINDNTPHFLNKDIRLEPSELTLPGARFGLGHAEDSDVGMNSVQNYQLTSNQYFTLETRDSDDGNKYAELVLSKQLDRESESSFYLTLLAVDGGKPARTGTAKIWINVIDANDNPPVFARELYKVSMMENAPKGSSVVQVKATDRDEGSNAQLIYSFSNIAESARKMFLLDPQNGTIRVIETLDFEGKDKYTMMIEAKDGGGLVAHCKVEIKIVDENDNAPEIVLVSSSSPIREDSASGTLVALINVKDRDSGENGNIVCHLLSNLPFQIVSTSNNYYKLLTDGALDRENTPEYNITITATDKGNPPLSTLKTISVQISDINDNPPAFEKPSYTAYVPENNPSGASIFRVKASDQDLDRNARIIYSILKSNIEDLPLSSYVSINSETGIIYAQRSFDYEQFREFQLQVEARDGGSPPLSSVVTMKVFIVDQNDNSPQILYPSKGVEGSALFEMIPRSAEADYLVTKVVAVDADSGHNAWLSYHLLQATEPGLFTIGHHTGEIRTSRTFLERDAVKQRLIVLVKDNGHPSLSATVTLNLVFAENFQEALPEMKNQSNSPDYQSDLQFYLVLALALISFLFLLTVILAILMKLRRSGNPTFLQCFGPVPPSKAGAIFPPNFEDGTLPYSYQLCLSSESRKNELTFLTPNIQIADHVLFGDKSGEPLTGNEGNNLDSEVANMNMQAQPVNTDWRFSQAQRPGTSGSQNGDENGTWPNNQFDTEMLQAMILASANEAAAAAAANPDGNSTLGGGATAGTMGLSTRYGPQFTLQHVPDYRQNVYIPGSTATLSNAAGKRDGKPAASGGGNKKKSGKKEKK; encoded by the exons ATGGACAGAGAGCACAAAGGGAATGGCCGGGCACTCAGAAGGCAAGTACTGCTTCTGTCTTTGTTGTCTTTCTGCAGCTGGGCAGCCTCAGAGCAGATTCAGTATTCCATACCCGAAGAGATGCCAAAGGGTTCTCTTGTGGGGAATCTCGCCCAGGATTTGGGTCTGAGTGCTAGAGAACTAGCGCAGCGCAATCTACATGCTGTGTCTGTGGATGATATGCAATATTTCACTATCAGTGCAGAGAATGGAAAACTCTATGTAAATGACAGAATAGACAGGGAAGGGATTTGTGACACAACTACACTTTGCCTTGTTAATTTTGAGGCAGTGGTTGAAAACCCTCTGAATATTTTTCATGTAACTGTAGTGATTGAAGACATTAATGATAATGCACCATATTTTGCAAATGGAAACATCAGGTTGGAAATCAGTGAATCCAGTGCCCTAGGTACAGGATTTCTtcttgggaaagctgaagatccTGACATTGGTATGAATTCTCTCCAGAAATATCAGATCAACCCCAACCAATATTTCACTGTAGAAGTTAGAGAGAGTAATGATGGGAAGAAATTTGCAGATTTAGTACTGCAGAAACCATTGGATCGTGAAAGGGAACAGTCTTTCCAATTGACCCTTTTCGCCATAGATGGTGGAGAACCAAGAAAAACTGGTACCTCTCAGATACAGATTAATGTCAGTGACACTAATGACAATTTTCCTGTCTTCTCTCAAGAACATTACAAGGTAAAATTGAGGGAAAATTTACCTGTTGGTTCATTTGTGCTCCAAACTGTGGCCTCTGATGATGATGAAGGAACAAATGCCCAAATCACATACCATTTCAGCAATGTACAATTGAATGGCCAGGAGAAATTCAGTTTGGATCCAGTCAATGGCACAATAATTCTGAAAGGGCCATTGGACTTTGAAGAAACCAAAGAATATACTGTGCGCGTAGCTGCAAAAGATGGAGGAGGATTAGTGACCCACTGCAATATTGAAATAACAGTTCTTGATGAAAATGACAACTCCCCAGAGGTGTCCATCGTTTCCCTGTTTAGCCCGGTCCCGGAAGATTCCCTTTCTGGAACATTAATTGCCTTGATCAATGTAAAAGACAAAGATACAGGGAACAATGGAAAGGTTACATGCAACTTACAAAAGCATTTACCCTTCAAGATTATTCCCTCTTCTAATAATTACTATAAGCTGCAGACAGACAGTCCTTTAGACCGAGAAAAACATTCAGAATACAACATTACAATCACAGCCACTGACCAAGGGACACCTCCACTCTCCACACAGAAAACCATCTCACTACTTATTTCTGATATCAACGACAATTCCCCTTTCTTTGAGAAAACTTCCTACACTGTTTATGTGCCAGAAAACAATCCTTCCGGTGCTTCCATTTTCACTGTCAAAGCCTTAGATCCAGACATGGACCAAAACTCACAAATCACATATTCCATCCTGTACAGCAACATCAAGGAACTCCCCATCTCTTCGTATATCTCCATTAACTCTGAGACTGGAGCTCTGTATGCCCAGAGGTCCTTTGACTATGAACAGTTCCGCGAATTCCAGCTTCAAGTAAAAGCCCAAGATGGTGGTTCTCCCCCTCTCAGCAGCAATGTCACCATGAGGGTGTTCATTCTGGATCAGAATGACAACAGTCCCAGGATCCTGTCCCCTTCACAAGAATCCAAGGGCTCAGCCTTGTTTGAGATGGTACCACGTTCGGCTGAGGAAGGTTATCTGGTAACAAAGGTGGTGGCCGTGGATGCTGATTCTGGACACAACGCCTGGCTTTCCTACCATGTCATTCAAGCCACTGAACCGAGATTCTTCACTGTTGGTTCTCACACTGGTGAGATCAGAACATCAAGGGCCTTTATGGAGAAAGATGCTGCGAAACAGAAACTGGTCATTTTGGTGAAGGATAATGGGCAGCCTTCTCTCTCGGCCACCATGACGCTGAACCTGGTGTTTGCTGAGAACttccaggaggcccttccagaaaTGAAAAACCAGTCCAGCCTCCCTGACTATCAGTCTGATCTGCAGTTCTACCTGGTGCTGGCCTTGGCTTTGATGTCATTCTTGTTCCTCTTGACGGTCATTCTGGCCATTCTGATGAAGCTTAGAAAATCAGGGAATCCCAAATTCCTGCAGTGTTTTGCTCCTGTTCCTCATTCAAAGGCTGGTGCCATCTTCCCCCCAAACTTTGAAGATGGGACTTTGCCTTATTCCTATCAGCTGTGTCTGTCCTCAGAATCCAGGAAGAATGAGTTCACTTTCCTGACCCCCAATATTCAGATAGCAGACAATATTCTTTGCAACAACACTTCTGGGGTTCCTATCCTTGGCAATGGAGAAAACAGTTTAAATTCTGAGATGGAGAATACTGACAag AACCCCTCAGCTGATCAAGATATGCCAGAAGAAGGAAAAGCAAACTTCTCAGCAAGAAGGATGAACGGCAGACACAAAGAGAACAGTGGATCAGTAAGGTTATTGTTCCTCTTATTATTGTCTTTGTTCTGCAAGACTGCCTCAGAGCAGATTCAGTATTCGATTCCTGAGGAAATGGAGAAAGGGTCCAGTGTAGGGAATCTAGCCAAAGATTTAGGACTTAGTCCTGGAGAAATAGCAAGCCGCAATCTGCATGTCCTTTCTCTAGATAAAGAGCAATATTTCACTATCAGTACAGAAAATGGCAAACTGTATGTAAATGACAGGATAGATAGAGAGGGAATCTGTGGGGAAACTATATTCTGCCTGATTAATTTTGAAGTAATGGTTGAAAATCCCATGAATATTTTCCacgtaacagtagcaatccaggaTATTAATGATAACACACCACATTTCTTAAACAAAGATATCAGGCTAGAACCAAGTGAATTAACTTTGCCAGGAGCTCGATTTGGTCTTGGGCATGCTGAAGATTCAGATGTTGGAATGAATTCTGTCCAGAATTACCAGCTCACATCCAATCAATATTTCACACTGGAAACTAGAGACAGTGATGATGGAAATAAATATGCAGAATTAGTACTGAGTAAACAGTTGGATCGGGAAAGTGAAAGCAGTTTCTATTTAACCCTTCTGGCTGTGGATGGAGGGAAGCCTGCCAGAACAGGGACAGCCAAAATATGGATTAATGTCATTGATGCCAATGACAACCCCCCTGTTTTTGCACGAGAATTGTACAAGGTCAGCATGATGGAAAATGCCCCCAAAGGATCTTCAGTGGTACAAGTGAAAGCCACTGACAGAGATGAAGGTTCCAATGCCCAGTTAATCTATAGCTTTAGCAACATTGCTGAAAGTGCTCGCAAAATGTTTTTGCTAGATCCACAAAATGGAACAATTAGGGTTATTGAAACCCTGGACTTTGAGGGGAAAGATAAATACACCATGATGATTGAAGCAAAGGATGGGGGTGGGTTAGTGGCTCACTGCAAAGTTGAAATAAAGATAGTAGATGAGAATGACAATGCCCCAGAAATCGTTCTTGTCTCGTCATCCAGTCCAATACGTGAAGATTCTGCATCCGGGACTCTAGTAGCTCTCATCAATGTAAAAGACAGAGATTCAGGAGAAAATGGAAACATAGTTTGTCATTTACTAAGTAATTTGCCATTTCAAATTGTCTCAACATCCAATAACTACTATAAATTGCTTACAGACGGTGCACTTGACAGGGAAAATACTCCCGAgtataatatcacaatcacagcCACAGATAAAGGCAATCCTCCTCTTTCTACGCTCAAGACCATTTCAGTACAGATCTCTGATATCAACGATAACCCTCCAGCCTTTGAAAAGCCATCCTATACTGCCTATGTGCCAGAAAACAACCCCTCTGGAGCCTCCATTTTCAGGGTCAAAGCCTCTGACCAGGATCTGGATCGCAATGCCCGAATCATTTACTCTATCCTCAAGAGCAACATTGAGGACCTGCCTCTCTCCTCTTATGTCTCCATTAATTCTGAGACAGGAATTATTTATGCACAGCGCTCCTTTGACTATGAGCAATTTAGGGAGTTCCAACTTCAAGTGGAGGCCCGAGATGGAGGTTCTCCTCCTCTCAGCAGCGTTGTCACAATGAAAGTGTTTATTGTGGACCAGAATGACAACAGCCCTCAGATCCTCTACCCTTCCAAAGGAGTGGAAGGCTCAGCCTTGTTTGAGATGATACCTCGTTCGGCTGAGGCAGATTATCTGGTGACCAAGGTGGTAGCAGTGGATGCTGACTCTGGACACAATGCCTGGCTCTCCTACCACCTGCTTcaggccactgagccagggctctTCACAATTGGACACCACACTGGTGAGATCAGGACATCCCGAACTTTTTTGGAAAGAGATGCTGTGAAGCAGAGACTAATTGTCTTGGTGAAGGATAATGGGCACCCATCGCTATCTGCTACTGTGACGCTGAACCTGGTGTTTGCTGAGAACttccaggaggcccttccagaaaTGAAAAACCAATCAAACAGCCCTGACTATCAGTCTGATCTGCAGTTCTATCTGGTGCTGGCCTTGGCTTTGATCTCATTCTTGTTCCTCTTGACAGTGATTCTGGCTATTCTGATGAAGCTTCGACGTTCAGGGAATCCCACATTCCTTCAGTGCTTTGGTCCCGTTCCCCCTTCAAAGGCTGGTGCCATCTTTCCTCCAAATTTTGAAGATGGGACTTTGCCTTATTCCTACCAGTTGTGTCTGTCCTCAGAATCCAGGAAAAATGAGCTCACTTTCCTGACACCCAATATTCAGATTGCAGATCACGTTCTTTTTGGTGACAAATCTGGTGAGCCTTTGACAGGCAATGAAGGAAACAATTTAGATTCTGAGGTGGCTAATATGAATATG